Below is a genomic region from Deltaproteobacteria bacterium.
TGAGGAGAAAACCTGCCATGAAAGATACGGGCAGGATGAAAAAGAGCAGGACGCCGAAGTATGGCGATGAAAACGTGGCCAGAAAGTCGATGACAAGCAGTACGAGAATCGTCAGCGCCGACCCGATGGAGAGAAGCATCCCCAAATAGCTCATGGGATTACGCCACAGGCCTCTCTCAAAGATATTTTTACTTTCCGCCATTATTTACCCCTCCGTATATAATCGGGTCGTAAAAAATCCATCACGGCTTTTTACTTCACGGAAAGCGAAAAATGTCATTTTCGCTTTCCTCCCAAATTGACGACTTGCAACGCAAGTTGTCAATCTGGGCGCCCTTCAATGGGCGCAGTGCGGTTATGCAATCGGCATGACCGCACTTATGTTCTACTATTCACAATACCTGTGCGACTCCTTCTTTTCTCAACTGCACTTTTTTGCACAATAAAACCCGCTAGTCAAGTGTCAACAGCGGGTTCTGTATTGAGAAGTTATTCACGAGCAATCCGGGAACGGAAACGGACGCAAACCTGTCTTACCGGCGACAGGGGCCGTGTTTATGTCTCCCCTGTTTCCTCGCGTAAGAGCTTGTACTCGATGGAATCAACGAGGGCCTGCCAGGAGGCCTCGAGGATATTTTCGGAAACACCGACGGTGGACCATATGGTTTTTCCGTCCCCGGAATCGATTATTACCAGGGTGACGGCCGCCGTTCCCTTGTTCTCCGGCAGGATCCTGACCTTATAGTCCAGCAGTCTGACCTCCTCGAGAACGGGATAGAATTTGGTCAGAGCTTTGCGCAAGGCGGCGTCCATGGCATCCACGGGACCGTGCCCGACAGAGGCGGTGTGTTCCACGCTGCCGTCCACCTCGACCATTATAGTGGCTTCCGAGAGGGGCGGCTTGTCCCATTCTCTCTTCGCGTCGATCACCCTGAACCCTTTGAACCCGAAGAATCGACGATGTCTACCCAAGGCCTTTTTCAGGAGAAGTTCAAATGAAGCCTCGGCTGACTCGTACATGAAACCCCTGTTCTCCAGATCCTTTATCTCCCCGAGTACCTGGGCAATGGCGGGATCCTTATCATCCACCTGGATCCCGAACTCCGCGGCCTTGAAAAGGATATTGCTCCTCCCCGAGAGATCGGAAAGAAGAACCCTGGTCCTGTTACCCACTGAAGATGGGTCGATATGCTCGTAGGTCCTCCGGTCCCTCTGCATTGCCGAAACGTGAACACCGCCCTTGTGCGCAAAGGCGCTCCTTCCCACGTAAGGCTGACGGGAATAAGGGGTCATATTTGCAAATTCGGAAATTGTCCTTGAGATCTCCCTTAGCCTCGACAATTTCTCCGGTGAAACGGATGTTTTCATACCCATTTTCTGAATGACGGCGGGAATGATGGAACACAGGTTGGCGTTCCCGCACCTTTCGCCCCATCCGTTGATGGTTCCCTGAACATGTCGGCCGCCCAATTGGAGAAGGAGGAGGGAGTTGGCAACAGCGCACTCAGAATCGTTGTGCATGTGGGCCCCCAGTCCGACGTCGGGGATCTCTCGCTGGACCTCCATGATGATCCTCTCCAGTTCGCTGGGCATTGTCCCCCCGTTGGTGTCGCAGAGAACAAGGCAGTCGGCCGCAGCCTCGTGAGCAGCCTGCAGGGTCTTGAGCGCGTATTCCGGATTGTCCTTATAACCATCGAAAAAATGCTCTGCGTCATAGAAGACCACGTCCGCATTGGCCTTGAGGTAGGAGACCGAATCGTGGATCATCTCGAGATTCTCCTCCAGCGATGTCCTCAGGGCCTCCTTTACGTGAAGGTGCCAGCTTTTACCGAATATGGTGATGACATCGGAAGCTTTAAGGAGCGCCTGGATCTGGGGGTCATCAGCCGCCTTGATCTTTTTGCGGCGGGTAGACCCGAAAGCTGCAATACGGGAGGTGGTAAGTTTCAGATCCGCCGCCCTCTCGAAAAATTCCATGTCCTTGGGGTTGGATCCCGGCCATCCACCCTCGATGAAATCGATCCCCAGGTCATCAAGACAATGGGCGATAGCTATTTTGTCCTTTACCTGAAGGCTGATCTCCTCGGCCTGCGTACCATCCCGCAGGGTCGTATCGTAGATAACAAGCCTGCCTTCATCCTTGCCTTCTTTTACTCCAGCCATTGCCTTTCCACCTTCCCCGCCGCCATAATGACCGCTTATACGCTCTCCGTTCCAAGATCAAACACATCATGAAGGATACGAACAGCAAGCTCGGCATATTTTCTTTCCACAACGCAGGACACCTTTATCTCCGAGGTGCTCACCATCATGATATTGATGCCCTCATCCGCGAGCGCACGGAACATCTTGGATGCCACGCCGGAATGGTTTCTCATTCCTGTACCGATGACGGCGACTTTCGCCACCTTTTCGTCGGTGAGGACATCCTTGGCCCCGATATCCTTGCTGACCTCCCGAACAATTTCCAGGGCCTGTGCCATGTCCGTCTTGGGAATGGTAAAAGTCATATCGGTGTACCCGTCAACACTGATATTCTGGATGATCATGTCCACATTTATGTTGGCCTCGGCGATAGGCCCGAAAATGCTCGCGGCGATCCCGGGCCTGTCGGGAACCCTGAGAACCGATATTTTGGCCTCGTTCTTGTCGCATGTCACCCCCGATACCATCACCCTTTCCATATCGCTATCCTCCCTTGTAACCCAGGTACCCTCAGAATCGCTGAAAGTCGAGCGCACATGCAGGGGAACATGGTACTTCTTGGCAAACTCAACCGAACGGATCTGGAGAACCTTGGCCCCCTGGCTTGCCATCTCAAGCATCTCGTCATAGGAGATCCTGGATATCTTTCTGGCATCCACCACCACGTGGGGATCGGCGGTGAAGATACCCTCAACATCCGTGTATATTTCGCAGGCATCGGCCTTAAGCGCAGCGGCCACAGCCACAGCTGAAGTATCCGAACCTCCCCTGCCCAGAGTGGTGATATCTCCGTTTTCATCCACGCCCTGAAAGCCCGGGAGAACAACGATCTTTCCTTTTTTCAGGTTCTCGAGAATTCTCCTGTCATCAATCTGGTGGATCCTCGCCTTTGAATGGACCGGGTCGGTACGTATGGCGATCTGGGAACCCAGGAGTGAGATGGCGTCTGCGCCCATGGTTTTCAGGGCCATTGCCAGAAGACCGATGGTGACCTGTTCGCCGGTAGACACAACGACGTCGTATTCCCTGGGGTCCGGCGACTCCATGATTGCGGTGCAAAGATTCACCAGCTTATTGGTCTCACCGGCCATGGCTGAGACGACCACCACTACGTCGTTGCCGCCGTCCTTTGCCCTCTTGCCAAGTTTCGCGACATGACGGATTTTTTCGATACTGCCCACCGACGTTCCGCCGAATTTCTGGACAATTAACGCCATTTATTTCCGCCCTCCACGTTTTTTATCAGGTCCCGGATGTTTTATCCCGTTGAACATTGAACGTTGAACTTTCTCTATCCCGTTGGACCTTGGACGTTGGTCCAGATTACAACTTCCCGGCGATAAACCGCCCCATGAGCTCATGCCCCCTATCCAGGATCAGGCCGGTACTCTGTGCGCTCCTCTCGGAGAAGTTCAGACCCGAACCGTTCCCGGCGTTCTCGGAAGCCAGGACGGCAAAGGGCACCGGTTCCCCGGAATGGGTCTTGATGGCAAGGGGAGTGGCATGGTCGGGCATTACCAGGGCACTGAATGGCTTTCCCCTGGACTCCATACCTTCGAGAACAGGGCCGACCACCATGGCATCGAAATCCTCCAACGCCCTGAGCTTATTTTCCAGCGAACCGTCGTGGGAGGCCTCGTCCGGAGCCTCAACGTGCAGGTAAACCAGATCAACCTTATCCATGGCGCTGAGAGCCGCCGAAGCCTTACCGGCATAGTCAGTATCCAGATATCCGGTCGCCCCCGGAACCTTCACTACGCAAAACCCTATGGAAACTCCCAATCCTCTCAACAGGTCAACAGCCGTTATCATCGCGCCGTCGAGCCCGTATCTTTCACGGAAAGGGGCGATGTGGGGCCGTTTGCCCTGGCCCCAGAGCCAGATGGCGTTAACCGGGTTTTCCCCTGAACGAACCCTCGCGCGGTTCACCCGGTTCTCCGGAAGGACCCGCACCGAGCGCTTCATCAGGTCCAGCACCATGTCCGCCGCCTCGCCCCGCGGCCACCCCGTCCCGACAGGCTGATCCGTCAGGTCGTGGGGAGGGGCTATTTCAAGGCTGTCCAACCCGTTCCTCCAGACCACAAGATGCCTGTAGGAGACGCCCGGGTGAAATTCGATCCCATCCCCTGCGAGGTTTTCGGTCAGGGTTTCCAATATGGACGCAGCCTCGGAACCATTGGGATGACCTCCGGCGAAGTCCACCATAATCCATCGTGGATCGACATCCCCGTGTGGCAGCGCAGTGTCCGGCCCGTCCTCCCCCGGCAGGCCCAGAGTAACAAGATTGCAACGGAAGGCCACATCATCCGGGCCAAGATCAACACCCATGCCCGCGGCCTCGATGGGCGACCGCCCCGTGTAGACGACGGCCGGGTCATAGCCGAGAACCGAGAGGTTTGCCACGTCACTGCCCAACGCCATCCCCTCGGGGATGGTTCGCGCCAGGCCGACCACACCGTCTCCGGCCATACGGTCCATGTTGGGTGTGTCGGCTACTTCCAGGGGGGTCTTTCCCCCCAGCTCCCCCATTGGCCGGTCGGCCATCCCGTCTCCCAGAAGAATGATATATTTACGTTTTTCGGTCATTTTAACTTTCACTTATTGATAGGGTCGCAAAAAGTCCATTTATGACTTTTTACGAGCCCATCAATATCCTCATCAAAAAGCTCTCCCCCATCGTCACATTCAGGGAATCGATCTCCCGAAGAGCCTTTAACATACGTGAGAACACGGCCTCATGGGTAATCATCACAAGAGGTACCCCACCCCCCTGGTCCGTCTCCCGGCCCCTCTGTATTACGGAGCCGATACTGATCCCGTGCTTACCCAGGATACCGGAGATGGTGGAGAGTACCCCGGGGCTGTCGTGGGCGGAGACCCTGATATAGAACTCATTGGCCGTATTCTCTGCAAGCCTCATGGGCGGCTCCCCGTTACTCATGGTCCTGTAGCCGCTCACGGGTATCCTCTCCACCGCCCCGGACAGGATGTCACGAACACAGGAAACCACATCCGCAACTACGGCGCTGCCGGTGGGGAGCCCCCCCGCCCCCCTGCCATAGTAAAGAGATGGGCCGAGGTTGTCGTCCTGAAGGTAAACCGCATTAAAAACCCCATCCACAGTGGCGAGAGGATGCCCTTCCGGAACAAGCGATGGGTGGACCCACGCCTCGACCTCGTCGCCGGAACGCCTGGCCGTTGCCAGGAGCTTGACCCGACACCCGAATTCCTCGGCTATTTCAAGATCCAGCGGGATCAATCGGGAAATCCCCTGGTACGGAAAATCTTCCGGGGAGACTGGGACATTAAAGCAAAGGTTGACAAGAATGGCCAGTTTCTGCGCAGCGTCGACACCCTCAACGTCCATGGCCGGATCGGCTTCGGCGTACCCCTCATCCTGCGCATCCTTTAGAACCTGTGAGAAGGTCATGCGTTCCTTGTGCATGCGGGTCAGTATGTAGTTGCACGTCCCGTTTATGATTCCGGTCACAGAAAGAATCCGGTTTGCCACGAGCCCGACCTTGATTGTGCGGACGAGGGGGATCCCTCCGGCGACGCTTCCCTCGAACCCGAGGGTTACCCCCTTCTCCTCGGCTCTTTTCGAAATCTCAAGCCAGTGGGTGGAAAGAAGGGCCTTGTTGGCGGTGACAACGTGCTTTCCCCTGTCGATGGCCGCAAGGATATAGCTCCGTGCCGGTTCGATGCCGCCGATGAGTTCCACCACGATCTGCACCTCGGGATCGTCGATTACGTCCATGGCATTGGTGGTCAACAGCTTTTTTGGGATCTTTACGCCCCGGGGACGGTCCGGATCAATATCCGCCGCCCTGGCGACCTCGATGGACGCGCCCAGACGGCTTGCCAGAAGACCGGCGTTGCGCTGCAGGATCTCCATGACCCCGCACCCGATGTTTCCCAGTCCAATGATCCCGATCCTGACAGGCTTCACTTCCTTGTCCTCCATCCTTGATAGGAGCGTAAAAAGTCCATCAATGGGCGCGTTGATGACTTTTTACAAAGTCATCAACCCTGTCGGCCACCAGTCGGCCCATTTTGGAGCAGGAGACAAGACGTGTTCCCTCGCTGAAGATATCCCCCGTACGATAACCATCCTGGAGGACACCCTCCACAGCCGAGCGCACGGCCCGGGCGGCATCGATCATACCGCAGGTAATCTCGAACAGCATCGCCACGGAAAGGATGGCCGCCAGCGGATTGGCCTTGTCTTGTCCCGCGATGTCCGGCGCAGTGCCGTGGGATGGCTCATACATTGCGCAGCCTCCACCGATACTGGCCGATGGAAGCATTCCGATGGAACCGGTGAGCATGGAGGCCTCGTCAGAAAGGATGTCCCCGAAAAGGTTTCCGGTGAGGATGACGTCGAACTGGGCGGGGTTCCTTATCAACTGCATGCTGCAGTTGTCAACGAACTGGTGATCCAGCTCCACATCGGGAAACTCCCCGGCCACATCCTTGACGATCTCTCTCCAGAGGCCGCTGACCTCCAGGACATTGGCCTTGTCCACGGATGTAACCTTACCTCTCCTCTTCACGGCCATCTCGAAAGCCATCCTTGCCACCCTTTCAATCTCATGTTCGGAGTAGCGCATTGTATTGAACCCTACCCGCTCATCTCCGCCCTCATCTATCCCGCGAGGTTCGCCAAAATAGATACCGGAAACAAGTTCACGTACCACGAGAAGATCGATACCGGAAACCACCTCGGGCTTTAATGTCGACGCCTGTACCAGGGAGGGAAAGACGATGGCCGGCCTGAGATTCGCGAAAAGGTCCAGATTGGACCTGAGGGCGAGCAGGCCCTTTTCAGGCCGGCGGTCCGTAGGCAGATCATCCCATTTCGGTCCGCCCACGGCCCCCAATATTATGGCATCGGAGTTCCCGGCCATGTTGAGTGTTTCAGCGGAGATGGGCGCACCCTCCTCATCGATGGCGATGCCGCCGGCCAGGGCGTGGGTGAGGTCGAATGATACCCCGAAGGCGGCACCGGCGGTATCGAGTACCTTCAATGCCTCAGCCGTCACCTCCGGGCCTATACCATCCCCCTCCAGGACCAGAATATTGAATTTTCCTGCTTCCATGTTCATCGGGCATTCTCCTTGGTGAGATAGGGAATGAGTCCTCCCGCCGTTACGAGATCCATCATGAAGGCAGGAATGACCTTGAATGGGTATTTCTCCCCACGTGTCAGGTTTGAGATAAAACCACCGGAGACGTTCACTTCGAGTTTATCGCCCGCATTGATTTTCTCCGAAGCTTCAACGGATTCGAAGATCGGGAGGCCCATGTTAAATGAGTTTCTGTAGAAGATCCTCGCAAAGGAGGGAGCGATGACGCAGGAAACCCCTGCGGCCTTGATGGCGATGGGAGCGTGTTCCCGTGAGGACCCGCAGCCGAAGTTTTTCCCCGCAACGATGATATCGCCGGGGGAAACCCCGGCGGGAAAGGAAGGGTCGGCGTCCTCCATGCAGTGTGCCGCCAGCTGGTTCGGATCCGACGTGTTCAGGTAGCGCGCCGGGATAATGGCGTCGGTATCCACGTCCTCACCAAACCGCCACGCTTTGCCTTTCAATATCTCTTTGCTCATTTTCAATCTCCGGTGTGGAACTGGGTTCAAAAGAGTTCAAGAGTTCAAGGGTTCAAGGGTTCAAGGTAACTCCGATACCTCTATACTGCTTTCCCCTCTGGACTCTGGACTCTGGACTCTGGACTGTTTTATCCCCCCATATCTAAAGATCCTCGGGGGAACTGATGGTCCCCGTCACAGCGCTTGCGGCCGCCACGGCCGGTCCAGCCAGATAGACCTCGCTCTTCGGATGTCCCATTCGACCCACGAAGTTCCTGTTGGTGGTCGCCACGGCACGCTCCCCTTCCGCAAGAACCCCCATGTGCCCTCCAAGGCACGGCCCGCAGGTGGGGGTGCTGATAACCGCCCCGGCGTCCAGGAAGACACCGAAAAGACCCTCATC
It encodes:
- a CDS encoding aspartate kinase codes for the protein MALIVQKFGGTSVGSIEKIRHVAKLGKRAKDGGNDVVVVVSAMAGETNKLVNLCTAIMESPDPREYDVVVSTGEQVTIGLLAMALKTMGADAISLLGSQIAIRTDPVHSKARIHQIDDRRILENLKKGKIVVLPGFQGVDENGDITTLGRGGSDTSAVAVAAALKADACEIYTDVEGIFTADPHVVVDARKISRISYDEMLEMASQGAKVLQIRSVEFAKKYHVPLHVRSTFSDSEGTWVTREDSDMERVMVSGVTCDKNEAKISVLRVPDRPGIAASIFGPIAEANINVDMIIQNISVDGYTDMTFTIPKTDMAQALEIVREVSKDIGAKDVLTDEKVAKVAVIGTGMRNHSGVASKMFRALADEGINIMMVSTSEIKVSCVVERKYAELAVRILHDVFDLGTESV
- a CDS encoding cofactor-independent phosphoglycerate mutase produces the protein MTEKRKYIILLGDGMADRPMGELGGKTPLEVADTPNMDRMAGDGVVGLARTIPEGMALGSDVANLSVLGYDPAVVYTGRSPIEAAGMGVDLGPDDVAFRCNLVTLGLPGEDGPDTALPHGDVDPRWIMVDFAGGHPNGSEAASILETLTENLAGDGIEFHPGVSYRHLVVWRNGLDSLEIAPPHDLTDQPVGTGWPRGEAADMVLDLMKRSVRVLPENRVNRARVRSGENPVNAIWLWGQGKRPHIAPFRERYGLDGAMITAVDLLRGLGVSIGFCVVKVPGATGYLDTDYAGKASAALSAMDKVDLVYLHVEAPDEASHDGSLENKLRALEDFDAMVVGPVLEGMESRGKPFSALVMPDHATPLAIKTHSGEPVPFAVLASENAGNGSGLNFSERSAQSTGLILDRGHELMGRFIAGKL
- a CDS encoding homoserine dehydrogenase encodes the protein MKPVRIGIIGLGNIGCGVMEILQRNAGLLASRLGASIEVARAADIDPDRPRGVKIPKKLLTTNAMDVIDDPEVQIVVELIGGIEPARSYILAAIDRGKHVVTANKALLSTHWLEISKRAEEKGVTLGFEGSVAGGIPLVRTIKVGLVANRILSVTGIINGTCNYILTRMHKERMTFSQVLKDAQDEGYAEADPAMDVEGVDAAQKLAILVNLCFNVPVSPEDFPYQGISRLIPLDLEIAEEFGCRVKLLATARRSGDEVEAWVHPSLVPEGHPLATVDGVFNAVYLQDDNLGPSLYYGRGAGGLPTGSAVVADVVSCVRDILSGAVERIPVSGYRTMSNGEPPMRLAENTANEFYIRVSAHDSPGVLSTISGILGKHGISIGSVIQRGRETDQGGGVPLVMITHEAVFSRMLKALREIDSLNVTMGESFLMRILMGS
- a CDS encoding 3-isopropylmalate dehydratase small subunit gives rise to the protein MSKEILKGKAWRFGEDVDTDAIIPARYLNTSDPNQLAAHCMEDADPSFPAGVSPGDIIVAGKNFGCGSSREHAPIAIKAAGVSCVIAPSFARIFYRNSFNMGLPIFESVEASEKINAGDKLEVNVSGGFISNLTRGEKYPFKVIPAFMMDLVTAGGLIPYLTKENAR
- a CDS encoding citramalate synthase — its product is MAGVKEGKDEGRLVIYDTTLRDGTQAEEISLQVKDKIAIAHCLDDLGIDFIEGGWPGSNPKDMEFFERAADLKLTTSRIAAFGSTRRKKIKAADDPQIQALLKASDVITIFGKSWHLHVKEALRTSLEENLEMIHDSVSYLKANADVVFYDAEHFFDGYKDNPEYALKTLQAAHEAAADCLVLCDTNGGTMPSELERIIMEVQREIPDVGLGAHMHNDSECAVANSLLLLQLGGRHVQGTINGWGERCGNANLCSIIPAVIQKMGMKTSVSPEKLSRLREISRTISEFANMTPYSRQPYVGRSAFAHKGGVHVSAMQRDRRTYEHIDPSSVGNRTRVLLSDLSGRSNILFKAAEFGIQVDDKDPAIAQVLGEIKDLENRGFMYESAEASFELLLKKALGRHRRFFGFKGFRVIDAKREWDKPPLSEATIMVEVDGSVEHTASVGHGPVDAMDAALRKALTKFYPVLEEVRLLDYKVRILPENKGTAAVTLVIIDSGDGKTIWSTVGVSENILEASWQALVDSIEYKLLREETGET
- the leuB gene encoding 3-isopropylmalate dehydrogenase; the protein is MEAGKFNILVLEGDGIGPEVTAEALKVLDTAGAAFGVSFDLTHALAGGIAIDEEGAPISAETLNMAGNSDAIILGAVGGPKWDDLPTDRRPEKGLLALRSNLDLFANLRPAIVFPSLVQASTLKPEVVSGIDLLVVRELVSGIYFGEPRGIDEGGDERVGFNTMRYSEHEIERVARMAFEMAVKRRGKVTSVDKANVLEVSGLWREIVKDVAGEFPDVELDHQFVDNCSMQLIRNPAQFDVILTGNLFGDILSDEASMLTGSIGMLPSASIGGGCAMYEPSHGTAPDIAGQDKANPLAAILSVAMLFEITCGMIDAARAVRSAVEGVLQDGYRTGDIFSEGTRLVSCSKMGRLVADRVDDFVKSHQRAH